One segment of Neobacillus endophyticus DNA contains the following:
- a CDS encoding HNH endonuclease: protein MNNSTSKVKKKICNTCFKKLPLTNDFFSINKRSPDGFYGMCKNCKNIYAAKYRATHKEIIKIRDKKYKAKKRKNPNLKLIEELNEKLKASKPDVFSDKDWESCLNYFSHKCAYCQKAADKLTKDHFIPVSKGGETSKYNILPSCISCNISKLNRDFFIWYPLRYFYSKKQEKKILKYLGYKDKIQQLALL from the coding sequence TTGAATAATAGCACATCTAAAGTGAAAAAGAAAATATGCAATACTTGTTTTAAGAAACTGCCATTAACTAATGATTTTTTCAGTATAAACAAAAGGTCACCCGATGGTTTTTATGGCATGTGCAAGAATTGCAAAAATATTTATGCTGCTAAATATAGAGCTACACATAAAGAAATAATTAAGATTCGTGACAAAAAATATAAAGCTAAAAAAAGAAAAAACCCCAATTTGAAATTAATTGAAGAATTAAACGAAAAATTAAAGGCTTCAAAACCAGATGTTTTTTCGGACAAAGATTGGGAAAGTTGCCTAAATTATTTTTCGCATAAATGTGCATATTGTCAAAAAGCAGCAGATAAATTGACGAAAGATCATTTTATCCCAGTATCCAAAGGTGGAGAAACTTCAAAGTATAACATTTTACCTTCTTGTATTAGTTGCAATATAAGTAAACTCAATAGGGATTTTTTTATTTGGTATCCATTGAGATATTTTTATTCCAAAAAACAAGAAAAAAAGATTTTGAAATATCTTGGTTATAAAGATAAGATACAGCAACTAGCACTCCTTTAA
- a CDS encoding sigma-70 family RNA polymerase sigma factor, producing the protein MKLIDINELIRDYRMMKREIERLQKILFGQAIPMRSWGVAQYGIEATLPKGSSGKSQEELRDMDIREQKNLKRLEEYQRKVFAIESAGDFLNREILKIVYDCLLSGMTRQEIADHLDISRNFVDNLRQEIKAQLNTNVTFSKILHGEKIVV; encoded by the coding sequence ATGAAGCTAATTGATATAAATGAGTTAATTCGTGATTACCGTATGATGAAAAGAGAAATTGAACGGCTGCAAAAGATTCTTTTTGGTCAGGCCATTCCAATGCGCTCATGGGGAGTTGCTCAATATGGAATAGAAGCTACACTGCCTAAAGGAAGCTCCGGAAAAAGCCAAGAAGAATTAAGAGATATGGATATCAGGGAACAGAAAAATCTTAAGAGATTAGAAGAGTACCAGAGAAAAGTTTTTGCAATTGAAAGTGCGGGGGATTTTCTAAACAGGGAGATTCTTAAAATAGTTTATGATTGTTTGTTAAGTGGAATGACAAGACAAGAAATAGCTGATCATTTAGATATTTCACGTAATTTCGTCGATAACCTAAGACAGGAGATAAAGGCACAACTCAACACTAATGTGACTTTTAGTAAAATTTTGCACGGCGAAAAAATTGTAGTGTAA
- a CDS encoding HNH endonuclease has translation MSIDLSNEFHPVPKTKHSRKAKKRGDRSKFSKMVRDKVKEYYNYTCQMCGGKGIHCHHVEPRGSGKGRGVFTNAMLVCNSCHKKIHADNSLLRHWKEVYRKKFGPLYFMDKEDLEFKYRADEIRQTDKEVQEWLRFNEA, from the coding sequence ATGTCGATTGATTTATCAAACGAATTTCATCCAGTTCCAAAAACGAAGCATAGTCGCAAAGCGAAAAAACGTGGAGATCGCAGTAAATTCTCTAAGATGGTCAGGGATAAAGTAAAAGAGTACTATAACTATACTTGTCAAATGTGCGGTGGAAAGGGGATTCATTGTCATCATGTAGAACCTCGCGGATCTGGAAAAGGGAGAGGCGTTTTCACTAATGCAATGTTGGTTTGTAATTCCTGTCATAAGAAAATTCATGCGGATAACAGCTTGTTAAGGCATTGGAAAGAAGTTTATCGGAAAAAGTTCGGGCCGCTTTATTTTATGGATAAGGAAGATTTGGAGTTTAAATATCGTGCTGATGAAATTCGGCAGACGGATAAAGAAGTACAGGAATGGCTGAGATTTAATGAAGCCTAG
- a CDS encoding RusA family crossover junction endodeoxyribonuclease, whose amino-acid sequence MIKLFIPIEPMGAVRTTQKQKFMDKRAMRYRTYKQHIALLVKQHIKSPTNSPILADITFYMPMPSSWSGKKKERMNGAIHRSKPDIDNMVKGLFDSFNKIVWKDDNQVCEVHSKKVYSFNPGIGVEIWELEDEVNGEQGQTKKKIKKDS is encoded by the coding sequence ATGATAAAACTATTCATTCCCATTGAACCGATGGGAGCTGTAAGAACAACTCAAAAACAAAAATTTATGGATAAAAGGGCTATGAGATACCGTACATACAAACAGCATATAGCCCTTTTAGTAAAACAACACATTAAATCACCGACAAACAGCCCAATCTTGGCAGATATTACGTTTTATATGCCTATGCCGAGTAGTTGGAGCGGAAAGAAGAAAGAACGCATGAATGGGGCTATTCATAGGTCTAAACCCGATATCGACAATATGGTCAAAGGTCTATTTGATAGTTTCAATAAGATAGTTTGGAAAGATGATAACCAAGTTTGCGAGGTTCATAGTAAGAAAGTTTATTCGTTTAATCCTGGTATCGGAGTTGAAATTTGGGAACTGGAGGATGAAGTGAATGGGGAACAAGGTCAAACAAAAAAGAAGATTAAAAAGGACAGTTAA
- a CDS encoding DUF6011 domain-containing protein: protein MICPVCNRPLKSAKSIAKGIGPVCEVKIKKLENEPPEGQLSLEDYQLGDSKNDKTIHSH, encoded by the coding sequence ATGATTTGTCCGGTTTGCAATCGGCCTCTAAAAAGCGCAAAAAGTATCGCTAAAGGCATTGGTCCGGTATGCGAAGTAAAGATCAAGAAATTAGAAAATGAGCCACCAGAAGGTCAATTGTCACTGGAAGACTATCAGCTAGGAGATTCAAAAAATGATAAAACTATTCATTCCCATTGA
- a CDS encoding HNH endonuclease signature motif containing protein, producing MDRFWKKVKKTDSCWNWTGIKRSDGYGAFVIENKWFRPHRFAYELIKGEIPPGLVLDHLCRNPLCVNPDHLEPVTNRENVRRGLAGMQNKLKTHCPHGHEYTEENTYTSNRGKRNCKTCNRERTRKAYWENNEKLEENQ from the coding sequence GTGGACCGTTTTTGGAAAAAGGTTAAAAAAACAGATTCATGTTGGAATTGGACTGGTATAAAACGAAGTGATGGATATGGCGCTTTTGTTATAGAAAACAAATGGTTTAGACCACATAGGTTTGCTTATGAACTCATTAAAGGTGAAATTCCACCTGGATTGGTTTTAGATCATCTTTGCAGAAATCCACTTTGTGTTAACCCTGACCATTTAGAGCCTGTAACAAATAGAGAAAACGTTCGTAGAGGATTAGCTGGAATGCAGAATAAGTTAAAAACTCATTGTCCTCATGGTCATGAATACACCGAAGAAAATACTTATACTTCTAACCGAGGTAAAAGAAATTGTAAGACGTGTAATAGGGAACGTACTCGAAAAGCTTACTGGGAAAACAATGAGAAACTGGAGGAAAACCAATGA
- a CDS encoding dUTP diphosphatase: protein MNLNKLFQMQQELDQHIEKEHPREEGKSRKSEKVLALLVELGELANETRCFKFWSNKPASEKKVVLEEFVDGIHFLLSLGLEMKVEKFGLEPIKLENLTEQFLGLYNAFSILRIAFSSQAYSAAFSAYLGLGEMLGFDWEEIEEAYCKKNSVNHSRQNSGVY from the coding sequence TTGAATCTTAATAAATTATTTCAAATGCAGCAAGAACTCGATCAGCATATTGAAAAAGAGCATCCAAGGGAAGAAGGAAAGTCGCGGAAATCTGAAAAAGTCTTGGCATTACTTGTGGAACTTGGGGAGCTGGCAAATGAAACACGCTGCTTCAAATTCTGGAGTAATAAGCCGGCAAGTGAAAAGAAAGTGGTTTTAGAGGAGTTTGTTGATGGTATTCACTTCCTTCTGTCACTAGGTTTAGAAATGAAAGTGGAAAAATTCGGTTTGGAACCTATTAAACTAGAAAACTTAACCGAGCAGTTCCTGGGATTATACAACGCATTCTCGATTTTGCGAATTGCTTTTTCAAGTCAGGCTTACAGTGCAGCGTTTTCGGCTTATTTGGGGTTAGGCGAGATGTTGGGCTTCGATTGGGAAGAAATAGAGGAAGCATATTGCAAAAAGAATTCAGTAAATCATTCTCGACAGAATTCTGGAGTGTATTGA
- a CDS encoding ATP-binding protein, whose protein sequence is MEKRFHSIAEVMADLQAKTQKNHSTSLETKSEDISSYDCTKCKDKGFILENVPDLYPDGTQKVWADGTPKFVEFIKDCVCSKKRQSEHLLKFSEITDEFKNMTFGNFILDGKLEPIKNAHQCAVDYYKAFDQIKDQRCNSISLLGQPGAGKTHLLTALANNLIIKKQISVLYFPFVEGFNDLKNDFELLEEKLTKMKRIGVLFIDDLFKGRTRPTDFQIEQMFAVINYRYLNHKPIMVSSEKTVDELCDIDEALGTRIFQMCKDYTVVIKGERKVLNHRLAGV, encoded by the coding sequence ATGGAAAAACGGTTCCACAGCATCGCCGAAGTAATGGCAGATCTACAAGCCAAAACGCAAAAGAACCATTCAACGTCTTTGGAAACAAAGTCGGAAGATATTAGCAGCTACGATTGCACAAAATGCAAAGACAAAGGATTCATTTTAGAAAACGTCCCAGACCTTTATCCTGACGGCACGCAGAAGGTTTGGGCGGACGGTACACCTAAGTTCGTTGAATTCATAAAAGACTGTGTATGCTCAAAAAAACGACAATCAGAGCACCTTCTGAAATTCAGTGAAATCACAGATGAGTTTAAGAATATGACATTCGGTAACTTCATATTGGACGGCAAGCTAGAACCGATTAAAAACGCTCATCAGTGTGCAGTCGATTATTACAAAGCCTTCGATCAGATAAAAGATCAACGATGCAACAGTATAAGCCTTTTAGGACAGCCAGGAGCCGGTAAAACCCATTTACTGACGGCATTGGCTAATAACCTGATTATCAAAAAGCAAATCAGCGTTTTATATTTCCCTTTTGTGGAAGGGTTTAATGATCTGAAAAATGACTTCGAATTACTGGAAGAAAAACTTACAAAAATGAAACGGATCGGCGTGCTTTTCATAGATGATCTTTTCAAAGGCAGAACACGCCCAACTGATTTTCAGATTGAGCAAATGTTTGCAGTAATTAATTATAGGTATCTGAATCATAAGCCGATTATGGTATCGAGTGAAAAAACAGTGGACGAGCTGTGTGACATTGATGAGGCGTTAGGTACTCGGATTTTTCAAATGTGCAAGGATTATACGGTTGTGATTAAAGGTGAACGGAAAGTACTTAATCATAGATTGGCGGGTGTTTAA
- a CDS encoding replication protein, with translation MADVQLEHGYTKIAHEILEVTMKLKLSPTQFKIIMAVWRYTYGFNRIDHDMSLTFLAEAVGAHKQSVKKDLDKLIEMKIIVITEKSTNIKSRKIAFNKNYDSWELESAKKLTVSQIAYSRVSQITDSGVSQITDQEINYLNKNLNKDTEEGNTLERILDILEKSEILDSKNITAFLREDISDIIDNFGFGDPEEMIVEAIKDTARGNGKTWKYVYKKLVDWKSKGYKTPKDLEKEDTNGKTVPQHRRSNGRSTSQNAKEPFNVFGNKVGRY, from the coding sequence TTGGCAGATGTTCAATTAGAACATGGTTATACAAAAATAGCTCATGAAATTTTAGAAGTAACCATGAAACTAAAGCTGAGTCCAACCCAATTCAAAATAATAATGGCTGTTTGGAGATATACCTATGGTTTTAACCGTATAGATCACGATATGTCATTAACTTTTCTTGCAGAAGCTGTCGGAGCTCACAAGCAAAGTGTAAAGAAAGATTTAGATAAGCTGATTGAAATGAAAATCATCGTAATTACAGAAAAATCCACAAACATTAAATCACGAAAAATTGCCTTTAATAAGAACTATGATTCATGGGAATTAGAGTCAGCTAAAAAACTTACTGTAAGCCAAATAGCTTACTCCAGAGTAAGCCAAATAACTGACTCTGGAGTAAGCCAAATAACTGACCAAGAAATAAATTATTTAAATAAAAACTTAAATAAAGATACAGAGGAGGGTAACACATTGGAACGTATTTTAGACATTTTAGAAAAAAGTGAAATCCTCGATTCAAAAAACATAACAGCTTTTCTTCGGGAAGACATTTCTGACATTATCGACAACTTTGGATTTGGAGATCCGGAGGAAATGATTGTAGAGGCCATCAAAGATACCGCACGCGGAAACGGCAAGACATGGAAATATGTCTATAAAAAATTAGTAGATTGGAAGAGCAAAGGTTATAAAACTCCAAAAGACTTGGAGAAGGAGGATACCAATGGAAAAACGGTTCCACAGCATCGCCGAAGTAATGGCAGATCTACAAGCCAAAACGCAAAAGAACCATTCAACGTCTTTGGAAACAAAGTCGGAAGATATTAG
- a CDS encoding endonuclease domain-containing protein: MAKSKVNHYLQSTAEKVKKSVEPRVLEEIKEMLCKQEIYLLNSIRNCESPVEKLFCLHLLDWLPHYESQFRYIDSDVTISIFIQKEIEYRGKKYRPDFLIEVYALGNEFDFIVECDGHNFHEKTKAQAKRDKSRDRNLQSAGYRTIRFTGSEIWEDSASCVYQTYQLIETVTGLEEKYMTDHFPVD; the protein is encoded by the coding sequence ATGGCGAAATCAAAAGTCAATCATTATCTTCAATCAACTGCTGAAAAAGTTAAAAAATCAGTTGAGCCAAGAGTTTTAGAAGAAATCAAAGAAATGCTCTGTAAGCAGGAAATTTATCTTCTTAATTCAATCAGGAATTGCGAATCACCGGTTGAAAAACTTTTCTGTTTACATTTATTGGATTGGTTACCTCATTACGAATCTCAGTTTCGATATATCGATTCTGATGTAACTATATCTATCTTCATTCAAAAAGAAATTGAATATCGAGGGAAGAAATATAGACCAGACTTTCTTATTGAAGTTTATGCACTAGGAAATGAATTCGATTTTATAGTTGAATGCGATGGTCATAATTTTCATGAAAAGACCAAGGCGCAAGCCAAAAGAGATAAGTCGAGAGATAGGAATCTTCAAAGCGCCGGATATAGAACCATTCGATTTACTGGTTCAGAAATTTGGGAAGACTCAGCAAGTTGCGTATATCAAACATATCAACTTATTGAAACTGTTACGGGATTAGAAGAAAAATACATGACAGATCATTTTCCGGTTGATTGA
- a CDS encoding AbrB/MazE/SpoVT family DNA-binding domain-containing protein codes for MKATGNIRKFDELGRLVIPKEIRDAQGWKTGQAMEIFVSNEGVVLKPYRAAEERENAIKLLKNSMKFASKEVAANLEEVIEFLENN; via the coding sequence ATGAAAGCAACTGGCAATATTCGTAAATTCGATGAATTAGGTCGTTTAGTTATTCCAAAGGAGATTCGTGATGCTCAAGGCTGGAAAACAGGACAAGCCATGGAAATATTTGTGAGCAACGAAGGAGTGGTTTTAAAACCATACCGAGCTGCTGAAGAAAGAGAAAATGCTATAAAGCTCCTGAAAAATTCCATGAAATTTGCATCCAAAGAAGTAGCTGCAAATTTAGAAGAAGTCATTGAGTTTTTGGAAAACAATTAA
- a CDS encoding antA/AntB antirepressor family protein, with protein MNNLKIIADEMLPVYENEHGERFINARELHEKLMVGKDFSTWIKLRIEQYDFTEDEDFSPILGNSAKSTFGANVGRQRKDYLFTLDAGKELAMVENNEMGRAIRKYFIEVEKRFRQKQPQSIEDLIIMQAQSMKELREKQAKIEQQNTLLIEQQNTLKHRVDNLDRIDTIGDLQQRLNGMIRRYAQQEGVNFSKAWKEFRNAYNTAFNTNLTAKINNYIDKHGLKSLTAPQYFSLTNGLEDAVRVADKMLNNKEEAQCHLG; from the coding sequence TTGAATAATTTAAAAATCATTGCAGATGAGATGTTACCTGTTTATGAAAATGAACATGGTGAAAGGTTTATAAACGCCAGGGAATTACATGAAAAGTTAATGGTCGGAAAAGATTTTTCTACTTGGATTAAGTTGAGAATTGAACAATATGACTTTACTGAAGACGAGGATTTTTCCCCGATTTTGGGGAATAGCGCCAAATCAACATTTGGAGCGAATGTTGGAAGACAACGCAAAGATTATCTCTTTACACTGGATGCCGGTAAGGAACTTGCGATGGTAGAAAATAACGAAATGGGTCGTGCTATTCGAAAATACTTCATTGAAGTAGAGAAAAGGTTTCGTCAAAAACAACCACAATCGATTGAAGATTTAATTATCATGCAAGCTCAATCAATGAAAGAGTTGCGTGAAAAGCAAGCAAAAATCGAGCAACAAAATACTCTTCTTATTGAACAGCAAAATACGCTTAAACATAGGGTGGACAACCTTGATCGTATCGATACTATCGGGGATTTACAACAAAGATTGAACGGCATGATACGGAGATATGCCCAACAAGAAGGAGTAAACTTTTCGAAAGCATGGAAAGAGTTTCGAAACGCATATAACACGGCATTTAATACCAATCTTACAGCAAAGATTAATAACTACATAGATAAGCATGGGTTAAAGTCGTTAACAGCTCCTCAATATTTTTCTTTGACAAATGGACTAGAAGATGCGGTAAGGGTAGCTGATAAAATGCTGAACAATAAGGAGGAGGCTCAATGCCATCTGGGATGA
- a CDS encoding helix-turn-helix domain-containing protein → MENHIIKIGLDELMWQKRIKNISQLAEKSGISRPTLYRISKGEINKINVSTLISLCNALECQVNDLLVIEKGAE, encoded by the coding sequence ATGGAGAATCATATCATCAAGATCGGCCTAGATGAATTGATGTGGCAAAAGCGAATTAAAAATATTTCGCAGTTGGCTGAGAAAAGCGGCATTAGTAGACCCACATTATATAGGATCTCAAAAGGAGAGATTAATAAAATTAACGTTTCAACATTAATTTCATTGTGCAATGCGCTAGAATGCCAAGTTAATGATTTGCTAGTTATCGAGAAAGGTGCTGAGTAA
- a CDS encoding helix-turn-helix domain-containing protein, whose protein sequence is MTELRTNLRILMAKKGVRTMVELEEKTGVSRQVLDRLDKGKSKRLDFETVVKLCNFFECEVGDLLYLSEENGE, encoded by the coding sequence GTGACTGAATTAAGAACAAACCTCCGTATCCTTATGGCGAAAAAAGGAGTTCGAACCATGGTGGAGTTGGAGGAAAAAACAGGTGTTAGCCGCCAGGTATTAGATCGACTAGATAAAGGTAAATCCAAAAGACTGGATTTTGAAACAGTCGTAAAATTATGCAATTTCTTTGAATGTGAAGTGGGAGACCTTTTATATTTGTCTGAAGAAAATGGGGAGTAA
- a CDS encoding DUF7694 domain-containing protein encodes MNRAERRRLDRESRILGWVEHPSPKQLGKGTGWFGELDRVYRQGNDYVVMVRNVETEWGTVQHACMRNADNTDIPWIEKQRIKNEIFGKESAAIEVFPSESNLVDEAGMYHLWVLPPNFKIPFGLKQ; translated from the coding sequence TTGAATAGAGCTGAAAGAAGACGCTTGGATCGTGAAAGCCGGATACTTGGATGGGTAGAACATCCGTCTCCTAAGCAATTAGGAAAAGGCACTGGATGGTTCGGTGAACTAGACCGTGTTTATCGTCAGGGCAATGATTATGTGGTCATGGTGCGGAATGTCGAAACAGAATGGGGAACAGTTCAGCATGCTTGCATGAGAAATGCTGATAACACCGATATTCCGTGGATCGAAAAACAAAGAATTAAAAATGAAATTTTCGGCAAGGAAAGCGCGGCAATTGAAGTGTTTCCGAGTGAATCGAATTTAGTAGATGAGGCTGGAATGTATCATTTATGGGTTCTTCCTCCAAATTTTAAAATACCATTTGGACTAAAACAATGA
- a CDS encoding PD-(D/E)XK nuclease-like domain-containing protein has product MNNIQEKLILTSSNYHSNEANQQYLSVSQFKNFMECEAKAMAKLSGAYIEPSSNALIVGSYVHAALESDEAFRQFVEENNGAIFKARGGKYSDFELADKMIEVLKNDKFAIFALEGEKEQIYTAHLFGTDWKIKVDSINHQRRTFTDLKTTQELHKRYWSTKYDEWVSFVEAWDYVLQMAVYRRILEENLGYTYTPYIVAVSKENHPNKAVLHFDESRFAFEYEYLEMKMERVLAVKSGKEQPRRCEKCDYCRSTKLLKDTMEIGELIHV; this is encoded by the coding sequence ATGAACAACATACAGGAAAAATTGATTCTAACGAGTTCGAACTATCATTCGAATGAAGCTAATCAGCAATATCTTTCAGTATCACAATTCAAGAATTTTATGGAATGTGAAGCAAAAGCAATGGCGAAATTGAGTGGGGCTTATATTGAGCCCTCCTCAAACGCTTTGATAGTTGGCTCTTATGTCCATGCAGCTCTAGAAAGTGATGAAGCTTTTCGGCAGTTTGTGGAGGAGAATAACGGAGCAATTTTCAAAGCCCGCGGAGGAAAGTATTCAGACTTTGAACTAGCTGACAAAATGATTGAAGTTTTGAAAAACGATAAGTTTGCCATATTTGCCCTTGAGGGTGAGAAAGAGCAGATCTACACAGCCCATCTTTTCGGTACAGATTGGAAAATCAAAGTGGATTCCATTAATCATCAAAGACGAACCTTCACTGACTTAAAGACCACACAAGAACTGCACAAACGGTACTGGAGCACGAAATATGATGAATGGGTCTCGTTTGTAGAAGCATGGGATTACGTGCTCCAGATGGCAGTGTATAGGCGAATCCTGGAGGAGAATTTGGGTTATACCTATACACCTTATATAGTGGCCGTTTCAAAGGAAAATCATCCAAATAAAGCCGTTTTACACTTTGATGAATCCCGTTTTGCATTTGAATACGAATATCTAGAAATGAAAATGGAACGAGTTTTAGCTGTGAAGTCAGGCAAAGAACAACCTCGTCGTTGTGAAAAATGTGATTACTGCCGGTCAACCAAACTGCTCAAAGACACGATGGAAATCGGTGAATTGATTCATGTATAA
- a CDS encoding YqaI family protein encodes MRDLENPMCIDAHWRHLETASGLENVLAQPECAGIDFFGDEIFEGECICIDHDNFDEIVLREHLKRYCVEQLQFIFRGGLVRDRTLKITFDENSIESHLVDHYNFEFRQAD; translated from the coding sequence ATGCGTGATTTAGAAAATCCAATGTGTATCGATGCTCACTGGCGCCACCTAGAAACTGCATCAGGCCTTGAAAATGTGTTAGCTCAACCTGAGTGTGCAGGTATTGATTTCTTTGGAGACGAGATCTTCGAAGGTGAATGCATCTGTATAGATCACGACAACTTTGATGAAATCGTATTAAGAGAACATTTAAAACGTTACTGTGTAGAGCAGCTTCAATTTATTTTTAGAGGGGGATTGGTGAGAGATAGGACTCTTAAGATCACCTTTGATGAAAACTCTATAGAAAGCCACTTAGTAGATCATTACAACTTCGAATTTAGGCAGGCGGACTGA
- a CDS encoding Rha family transcriptional regulator — MNELIVIEQNGQLLIDSREVSLMVGKDHSNLMRDIRGYVSILENSKLNSQNFFIPSTYKTEGNNKTYDCFLLTRKGCDMVANKMTGEKGVLFTAAYVTKFEQMENHIRISQAKVSPALKDSFEMQLIGVEYTSKILRVDETSKIRMLEAAHKQHQVPTNHLPAYVDEEVTKSLSQLLKDHDIKLSSAKVNTKLIELGILEIKERPSSKGGMKEFKSLTEKGLEYGKNLLNPKSPKDTQPHYYPSKFITLMELLKTDAVLV; from the coding sequence ATGAACGAACTAATAGTTATCGAACAAAACGGACAATTGTTAATTGATAGCAGAGAAGTTTCCTTAATGGTTGGGAAAGATCATTCAAATCTAATGAGAGATATTCGGGGATACGTTTCCATTCTTGAAAATTCAAAATTGAATTCTCAAAACTTCTTTATACCTAGTACTTACAAAACCGAAGGAAATAACAAAACGTATGACTGTTTTCTTCTTACTCGTAAAGGTTGCGATATGGTAGCGAATAAAATGACTGGTGAAAAAGGAGTTCTTTTTACAGCAGCATATGTGACTAAATTTGAACAGATGGAGAATCACATCAGAATAAGTCAAGCGAAAGTTTCACCAGCCTTAAAAGACTCCTTCGAAATGCAACTGATCGGAGTAGAATATACATCCAAAATCTTAAGAGTGGATGAAACCTCAAAAATCAGGATGCTAGAAGCGGCACATAAACAACATCAAGTACCAACCAATCATTTACCGGCTTATGTTGATGAAGAAGTGACTAAATCACTTTCTCAATTATTGAAAGATCATGACATTAAGTTAAGTTCAGCTAAGGTAAATACCAAGTTAATCGAATTAGGCATTTTGGAAATTAAAGAACGACCTAGTTCAAAGGGTGGGATGAAAGAATTTAAATCCTTGACGGAAAAGGGTTTAGAGTACGGAAAGAACTTACTCAATCCGAAAAGTCCGAAAGATACTCAACCTCATTATTATCCATCAAAATTCATAACATTAATGGAATTGCTGAAAACAGATGCTGTATTAGTTTAA
- a CDS encoding DUF771 domain-containing protein yields the protein MKDLEYATGYSDDWLKENILLRPCYKKILDLDNGGFVYYPERRGEKWLFIASRMQEFLEKYFVQIFAR from the coding sequence ATGAAGGATCTCGAATACGCAACTGGTTATAGCGATGACTGGTTAAAAGAAAACATCCTTTTACGTCCTTGTTACAAAAAAATACTAGATCTAGATAACGGTGGATTTGTTTATTACCCAGAGAGGCGCGGGGAAAAATGGTTGTTTATCGCTTCGAGGATGCAAGAGTTTTTGGAAAAGTATTTCGTTCAAATTTTCGCAAGATGA
- a CDS encoding helix-turn-helix domain-containing protein: MEKNFILPPVLTALDIQNFLNISKGKAYELFKEDGFPTIIIGGNKRVYREEFLNWIDSKKIN, translated from the coding sequence GTGGAAAAAAATTTTATTTTACCGCCAGTCTTAACGGCTTTAGATATCCAAAATTTTCTTAACATCAGCAAAGGGAAAGCCTACGAGCTTTTTAAAGAAGATGGTTTCCCAACAATTATTATTGGCGGTAACAAACGAGTTTATCGAGAAGAATTTCTCAATTGGATAGATAGCAAAAAAATCAACTAG
- a CDS encoding helix-turn-helix domain-containing protein, which yields MNFGRSFLKARSKFGLEQKEAAKELGISAAFLSKIENNKQKPSIDLILKAADFYGVKPGFFFEGQEEINLDSLYSVKNKEFIYDLDKMTDEELSDKYKIQIDGKELTLSELKGIMAYVRSLRSMEK from the coding sequence GTGAATTTTGGTAGAAGTTTTTTAAAAGCAAGAAGCAAATTTGGTTTGGAGCAAAAAGAAGCTGCCAAAGAATTAGGTATAAGTGCGGCTTTTTTGTCTAAAATCGAAAATAATAAACAAAAGCCAAGCATCGACCTAATATTGAAGGCAGCAGATTTTTACGGAGTGAAACCGGGATTCTTTTTTGAAGGTCAAGAAGAGATAAATTTAGATTCTTTGTATTCAGTGAAAAACAAAGAATTTATTTACGATCTTGATAAAATGACGGATGAAGAATTGAGTGACAAATACAAAATCCAAATAGATGGCAAAGAACTCACCTTAAGTGAGTTAAAAGGCATTATGGCGTATGTCCGTTCTTTACGATCGATGGAGAAGTAA